In Pseudorasbora parva isolate DD20220531a chromosome 20, ASM2467924v1, whole genome shotgun sequence, a single window of DNA contains:
- the rhno1 gene encoding RAD9, HUS1, RAD1-interacting nuclear orphan protein 1 isoform X2, giving the protein MGDELSPQTSRRRISCLLMPRTSTKKRLLNPHKSQLLFVEAPINGPKHEYGPQLRSAIHPRSFISEKQQQSGAPCTLWVSPQFNSIETTTVSRGGRGKRANQMGTKISNKVSVLGLPQTRKTRVCKYTPLSFEATTGHENLCENLRSSRTKDDRLVSSDSHRKELQETSRRTRKVVERRMAARVTSASSRHTDVSKNPPFCKNGNGINKDSIHTPNTSTIPEPPNVETPEIPHFSSTSTNVQHLLFSPNQTITPPRAENTSILVKDTPERDYGLRVTWRRRKGLMKLLIDKGQLLLKDAEVANVWT; this is encoded by the exons ATGGGGGATGAACTTTCCCCACAAACCTCGCGCAGACG GATATCATGTCTTCTAATGCCACGTACTTCAACTAAGAAGAGGCTGTTGAATCCACACAAGTCCCAGCTGTTGTTTGTAGAGGCGCCCATCAATGGACCAAAACATGAATATGGACCACAGCTACGGAGTGCCATTCATCCCAGGTCATTTATatcagaaaaacaacaacaaagtgGTGCACCATGTACCTTGTGG GTGTCTCCACAGTTTAATTCGATTGAGACCACAACGGTTAGTCGAGGTGGTCGAGGGAAGAGAGCTAACCAGATGGGTACTAAAATATCAAACAAGGTGTCAGTTTTGGGTTTACCTCAGACTAGAAAAACAAGGGTCTGCAAATATACTCCTTTGTCCTTTGAGGCAACCACAGGCCATGAAAACCTGTGTGAAAACCTTCGTAGTTCACGGACGAAGGATGATAGACTCGTTTCTTCAGACAGTCATCGCAAGGAGCTTCAAGAAACCTCAAGAAGAACTCGAAAAGTGGTGGAGAGGAGGATGGCTGCACGTGTTACATCTGCTAGCTCTAGGCATACAGATGTTTCAAAGAACCCGCCATTCTGCAAAAATGGAAATGGAATAAATAAAGATTCCATTCACACACCCAATACGAGCACAATTCCAGAACCACCAAATGTAGAGACGCCAGAAATACCACATTTTTCCAGCACCTCGACCAACGTTCAACATCTACTTTTCTCCCCAAACCAAACAATAACTCCTCCCCGGGCCGAGAACACAAGCATTCTGGTGAAGGACACACCTGAGAGAGACTATGGGCTGAGGGTAACATGGAGACGAAGGAAAGGACTGATGAAATTATTGATTGACAAAGGTCAGCTTCTTCTGAAAGATGCAGAAGTTGCCAATGTGTGGACATAG
- the rhno1 gene encoding RAD9, HUS1, RAD1-interacting nuclear orphan protein 1 isoform X3 → MPRTSTKKRLLNPHKSQLLFVEAPINGPKHEYGPQLRSAIHPRSFISEKQQQSGAPCTLWVSPQFNSIETTTVSRGGRGKRANQMGTKISNKVSVLGLPQTRKTRVCKYTPLSFEATTGHENLCENLRSSRTKDDRLVSSDSHRKELQETSRRTRKVVERRMAARVTSASSRHTDVSKNPPFCKNGNGINKDSIHTPNTSTIPEPPNVETPEIPHFSSTSTNVQHLLFSPNQTITPPRAENTSILVKDTPERDYGLRVTWRRRKGLMKLLIDKGQLLLKDAEVANVWT, encoded by the exons ATGCCACGTACTTCAACTAAGAAGAGGCTGTTGAATCCACACAAGTCCCAGCTGTTGTTTGTAGAGGCGCCCATCAATGGACCAAAACATGAATATGGACCACAGCTACGGAGTGCCATTCATCCCAGGTCATTTATatcagaaaaacaacaacaaagtgGTGCACCATGTACCTTGTGG GTGTCTCCACAGTTTAATTCGATTGAGACCACAACGGTTAGTCGAGGTGGTCGAGGGAAGAGAGCTAACCAGATGGGTACTAAAATATCAAACAAGGTGTCAGTTTTGGGTTTACCTCAGACTAGAAAAACAAGGGTCTGCAAATATACTCCTTTGTCCTTTGAGGCAACCACAGGCCATGAAAACCTGTGTGAAAACCTTCGTAGTTCACGGACGAAGGATGATAGACTCGTTTCTTCAGACAGTCATCGCAAGGAGCTTCAAGAAACCTCAAGAAGAACTCGAAAAGTGGTGGAGAGGAGGATGGCTGCACGTGTTACATCTGCTAGCTCTAGGCATACAGATGTTTCAAAGAACCCGCCATTCTGCAAAAATGGAAATGGAATAAATAAAGATTCCATTCACACACCCAATACGAGCACAATTCCAGAACCACCAAATGTAGAGACGCCAGAAATACCACATTTTTCCAGCACCTCGACCAACGTTCAACATCTACTTTTCTCCCCAAACCAAACAATAACTCCTCCCCGGGCCGAGAACACAAGCATTCTGGTGAAGGACACACCTGAGAGAGACTATGGGCTGAGGGTAACATGGAGACGAAGGAAAGGACTGATGAAATTATTGATTGACAAAGGTCAGCTTCTTCTGAAAGATGCAGAAGTTGCCAATGTGTGGACATAG
- the rhno1 gene encoding RAD9, HUS1, RAD1-interacting nuclear orphan protein 1 isoform X1, translating to MGDELSPQTSRRRRISCLLMPRTSTKKRLLNPHKSQLLFVEAPINGPKHEYGPQLRSAIHPRSFISEKQQQSGAPCTLWVSPQFNSIETTTVSRGGRGKRANQMGTKISNKVSVLGLPQTRKTRVCKYTPLSFEATTGHENLCENLRSSRTKDDRLVSSDSHRKELQETSRRTRKVVERRMAARVTSASSRHTDVSKNPPFCKNGNGINKDSIHTPNTSTIPEPPNVETPEIPHFSSTSTNVQHLLFSPNQTITPPRAENTSILVKDTPERDYGLRVTWRRRKGLMKLLIDKGQLLLKDAEVANVWT from the exons ATGGGGGATGAACTTTCCCCACAAACCTCGCGCAGACG CAGGATATCATGTCTTCTAATGCCACGTACTTCAACTAAGAAGAGGCTGTTGAATCCACACAAGTCCCAGCTGTTGTTTGTAGAGGCGCCCATCAATGGACCAAAACATGAATATGGACCACAGCTACGGAGTGCCATTCATCCCAGGTCATTTATatcagaaaaacaacaacaaagtgGTGCACCATGTACCTTGTGG GTGTCTCCACAGTTTAATTCGATTGAGACCACAACGGTTAGTCGAGGTGGTCGAGGGAAGAGAGCTAACCAGATGGGTACTAAAATATCAAACAAGGTGTCAGTTTTGGGTTTACCTCAGACTAGAAAAACAAGGGTCTGCAAATATACTCCTTTGTCCTTTGAGGCAACCACAGGCCATGAAAACCTGTGTGAAAACCTTCGTAGTTCACGGACGAAGGATGATAGACTCGTTTCTTCAGACAGTCATCGCAAGGAGCTTCAAGAAACCTCAAGAAGAACTCGAAAAGTGGTGGAGAGGAGGATGGCTGCACGTGTTACATCTGCTAGCTCTAGGCATACAGATGTTTCAAAGAACCCGCCATTCTGCAAAAATGGAAATGGAATAAATAAAGATTCCATTCACACACCCAATACGAGCACAATTCCAGAACCACCAAATGTAGAGACGCCAGAAATACCACATTTTTCCAGCACCTCGACCAACGTTCAACATCTACTTTTCTCCCCAAACCAAACAATAACTCCTCCCCGGGCCGAGAACACAAGCATTCTGGTGAAGGACACACCTGAGAGAGACTATGGGCTGAGGGTAACATGGAGACGAAGGAAAGGACTGATGAAATTATTGATTGACAAAGGTCAGCTTCTTCTGAAAGATGCAGAAGTTGCCAATGTGTGGACATAG